The Janthinobacterium tructae genome contains the following window.
GCCTTGCCAAGACGTGATGCTGCAGGGGGAGACAACTTGTTAATGATGGGTATGGTCAACTAATTATGGGTGCGAAGCGAAGAAAGTATTTTGCCGTACCGTTTCAGACTGAGCAATATTGGCTTTCATTGCGTCAGCATGCGGAGCAGCGGCTGAAAGTAAAACAGGGATCGTCCAGGCGTCTCTCGCATGAGCGTTATCCCGCGTCTCTGCAAGCAACGCAGCGCGAGATGAGCGTGCGCGAGATCGAGCTGGAAATGCAGAACGATGAGCTGCGCGTGGCGCAGGCTGCCTTGAAAAGTACTGGCGAATTGTATAACCGCTTGTATGACCAGGCGCCCGTCGGCTATGTCAGCATGGATGCCCGCGGCATCATCATCCAGTCGAATCTCACCGCCTCGGTCCTGCTGGACATTGCGCCGGAAATGCTGCCTGGCCAGCCGTTCACGCGATTCATTTTTCCTGATGACCAGGATATCTTTCACTTCTTGCGCCAGCGCCTGCGCGACGGCAGCGCATCGTGCTCGGCCGTACTGCGCATGAAAAAGGGCGAGGGTGCCACATTTTCAGCCATGGTGGAGGCCAAGCTGAGCCAGGAACATTTCGGGCCAGGCGTCGTGTTGTTGGTACTCACTGATATTACCGAGCGCACCGTGGCGGCGGCGCAACTGCATGCCAGCGAAGAGCGATTTCGCGGGGTGTTTGAAAACGCCACACTTGGCATGATCATTGCTGACATGCAAGGCAGCTGGGTGAACGTAAACCGTGCGCTGTGCGAGATGCTGGGCTACACGGGGCCGGAACTGCTGGAGAAGGGCTACCTGAAACTGACGCATCCCGACGACGTTGCCAACAGCGTGCAGTTCGGGCAACGCCTGTGCAGCGGCGAGATCGGCAGCTATCGCATCGAGAAACGCTACCTGCACAAGGATGGTACTGCCATCTGGACCGTGCTCAGCGCCACGACGGTGTGCGATGCAAGCGGGCTTACCCGGCAGTATGTGGGCATGGTGGAAGATATCAGCGCGCGCAAGCTGGCATTGGACACGCTGGAACTCTCGCATGAGAAACTGCGCCAGTTTATTGTCCACCAGGAGCGCGTGAAGGAAGGGGAGCGTATTCGCGTTGCCAGGGAAATGCACGACGAACTCGGTAGTGTCTTAACTGGGGTCAAGGCCCACCTTTCCGTTGCCCGGATACATGACCAGCGCAATGGCGGCACTTTGCAACCCCGGCTTGATGATGCCTGTTCCTTGCTCGATACGGCGACCGCCGCCGTGCGCAGGGTGATTACCGAACTGCGGCCCAGCGTACTCGACCAGCTTGGTGTCTGGGCAGCGCTGGAGTGGCACGCGGAGGAGGTCTGTGCCAGAGCGGGACTCATTCTCCACATCCGCATTCATCCTGACACGGCGCTGCTGGAGATCGACCCCGAGCGCAGTACCGCCTTGTTCCGTATCTTGCAGGAAGCGCTCACCAATGTCGTCCGCCATGCCTGGGCAACACGGGTCGATGTGCGTGTCAGCCATGCGTCTTCATCGATCCGCATGGAAGTGGAGGACGATGGCAAGGGCATGGATTGCGACAGTCTGTTGACGGCCAACTCCTGGGGATTGGCGGGCATGCGCGAGCGCGCCCATCATTTTGGCGGCGATATCCGTTTCATGGCCGTCGCGCATGGCACCTTGCTGGTCTTGCAGTTGCCGATACGGGAGGGCGCATGAGAAGCGGAAAAATCAGGGTGCTGCTGGTGGACGACCATGTCGTTGCCCGCAACGGCATTCGGCTGATGCTGGGCACGGATGATGGCATCGAAGTCGTGGCCGAGGCCGAAACTGCGCGCGCGGCCTTGTACATGCTGCAGGCACAGGCATTTGACGTTGCGATTGTCGACATCGGCCTGCCCGATCAGAATGGCTTGCAGTTGCTCAAGCAAATGCGCCGCGAACAGCCACGCCTTGCCGTGCTGATGCTGTCCATGTATGCCGAGACGGTATATGCTGTGCGAGCCCTGCAATACGGCGCCGCCGGCTATCTGACCAAGAACTGCAATGCGTCCGTACTGCTTGGGGCGGTACACAAGGCCGCCTCCGGAGGGAAATACGTCAGCTCGGCGGTGACGGAAGATCTCGCCGACATGATCAGTGGCAGCAGAATGGCCTGGCACGAGACACTGTCGGACCGCGAACTGGAAGTCCTGCGGCTGCTTGCCGCTGGAGAAGACCTGGCTGATATCGCGAAAATATTACATTTGAGCATTAATACCGTGGGCACTTACCGGACCCGCCTGTTGGAAAAGACGCGCGCCAAGAACAATGTGCAGCTGACGCGCTTCGCCATCGAGCATGGCGTCGGTCCGCCGATTCTTGGCGGCGCTTAGCCAGCGCTGCTCAAGCCTGGTTCGCTGTCCTTGACATGGCAGTCAGTATCGCCGTGGTCTGCTTCGTGAACGATTCCAGGCTCGCCACTGTTGCCATGCTTTCGCCGTTGGCCAGCGCCACGATGGCGGCATGGTTGAGGATATGCAGATCTTTGCCGTCCGTGCTGATCCAGCCCTGGCGGCGGAACTTCGACATCAGGCGGCTGACGCTTTCCATCGTCAAGCCTATATAGTTCCCGATGTCTTCACGCGACATCAGCACCGTGAAGTCATGGCGCGAGTATCCCCTGGCAGCGAAACGGCTCGACAGATCCAGCAGGAAGGTGGCAAAACGATGCTCGGCCGAGCTGCCCAGGAAGCGCATGACGCGCTGGTCGCGATTGATTTCCTCGCTCAATAGACGGTGGAAATGTTGTTGTAGCGCTGGAATGCTGGCGCATAGTATCTGCAGCTGGGCAAAGGGAACTTCGCAGACCTCGCTATCCTCGAACGCCATCGCATTGCTGTCATGAATGCCGGTACTGATGGCGTTCAATCCCAGAATTTCGCCTGCCATATGAAAGCCCATCACATGCTGTTTGCCATGGGCGTTATCGCGGAAGGTCTTGAACTGGCCGCCGTGAATAATGTACAGACAACGAAAAGGCTCGCCTACCCTTAGCAGCAACTCATTGCGCTCCACCCAGTGCCGTTTGCCTATTATTCTATCGACCTGAGCGACGCTACGCTCGTCCAGGCCGTATGGCAGGCAGCGCTGCTTGGAACTGCATTTCGTGCAGGTGTTGCCGCTAGTGTAATTTTTCGCTGGTACCGATTGACTGGTCGAGAGTTGGGTGTTCATGTCTTCCCCTTATTGTTGTTCATGGTTTGCATCAATGTTTTGTTTTTCTGACTACATGCTTAATAGTATGTGCGCGCACATGCACCGTGCATATCAGACTTACCCCCTGCCTTGCGTAGCAATTTCCTCACACGATTGTGCAGGGGAACCCCTACGCGCGTTCTTTGCCGGTACGCATGGGCTTTGTCCGCCGCGCAGTTGCGGCGGTTTCAGCCGTGCGTTGACGCCGCCAGCCGTTGGGCGCAGAATCAAATGCATGAGAATCATCGACTCGCGCTAGGTTAGGCATGTTCAGGACGTCAGTCATGGAAGCGAAAAACATTCGGGTGCTCTTGGTTGACGACCATGCCATCGCGCGCAATGGCGTGTCGCTGATGCTGGGCACGGCAGCGGACATTTGCGTTGCCGCCCAGGCGGCATCGTTTGACGACGCTACGGAACGCATTGCTTCCGAGGAATTCGATGTCGCCCTCGTTGACATTGCCATGCCCGGGAAGAGCGGTTTGCAACTGTTGCAAATGCTGCGCTTGACCAGGCCGCGCATGCCAGTGGTGCTACTCAGTCATTACTCGGAGGAAGTGTATGGCTTGCGGGCGCTGCATTTGGGGGCAGCTGGCTACCTGACCAAGGATGTTTCAGCCGAAGTGCTGGTGCAGGCCGTGCGCAAGGTGGGATCGGGAGGGAAATATGTCAGCGCGGCAATGGCGGAACGGCTGGGAGTGCTGGTTGCGCAGGGGGCGCTGGTTGCGCACGAAGAGCTGTCCGAGCGCGAACTGCAAGTGTTCCAGCGCATCGCTGCGGGGCAGTCGCTGGTGCAGATCGGCGCGGCATTGAATTTGCGCCCGAATACCGTCACGAGCTACCGCGCACGCGTTCTGAAAAAGATGAACATGGCATGTAACGCCGAGTTGACCCGCTATGCGCTGGAACTTGGCATGCTGTAGGTTGCCCAGGGCTCTGTGGGGAAAAGAACCCGCGTGACACGCGCGCCATGGGGCCGGACGTTCAGTAGCGACTGGACGTTGTGCGGGTAACTTGGGGGCGATGATGAAACTGACGTTTTTGGGCGCGACGGGGACGGTCACTGGTTCGAAATATTTGCTTACCAGCGGGAATGAGCGGATTTTGGTCGATTGCGGCCTGTTTCAGGGGTATAAGCAGTTGCGCTTGCGCAACTGGGCGGGCTTGCCGCTGGCGCCCGCCGAGATCAGTGCGGTCGTGCTCACGCATGCCCACCTGGACCACAGCGGTTACCTGCCGCTGCTGGTGCGCGACGGCTTTCGCGGCAAGATTTATGCGAGTGCCGCGACGTGCGACCTGTGCCGCATCATCTTGCCCGATAGCGGCCGCCTGCTGGAGGAGGAGGCCGAGTACGCGAATCGTCACGGCTTCAGCAAACATCATCCCGCCTTGCCCTTGTACACCGAGGCCGATGCCATGCTGGCGCTGGAGCAGCTCTCCCCCGTGGCGTTCGGCCAGCCCTTCTGCATCGGTTCATCCTTGCGCGTGGAACTGCAGCATGCCGGGCATATCCTGGGCGCGGCCAGCGTGCTGCTGCAGGGGGAGGGCATCCGGGTGGTCTTTTCCGGCGACCTCGGGCGTCCGAACGATGTGCTCATGGCGCCGCCCGAACCCTTGCCGCAGGCTGACTATCTGGTGGTGGAATCGACCTATGGCGACCGGCGCCATGACGCCAGCGACGCCATCGAACTGCTGGGCAAGACCATCAGCGAGACTGCCGCGCGCGGCGGCGTCACGATCATCCCCGCCTTTGCCGTCGGACGCGCGCAGACGATACTGTATGACGTGCATCTGCTCAAGCAGCGTGGCGTCATCCCGGCGCTGCCCGTTTACCTGAACAGCCCCATGGCGGTGGATGCCACCATGCTGTACCGCCGCTATCCGCACGACCACCGCCTGACGCCGGCGCAGTGCGAAGCCATGTCGCATGCGGCCACGATCGTCAACAGTGCGCAGGAGTCGATCGAGCTGAACCAGCGTCGCCTGCCGATGGTGATCATCGCCGCCAGCGGCATGGCGACGGGCGGGCGCGTGCTGCACCATCTGAAGGCGTTCGCGCCGGATCGCCGCAACAGCATCCTGTTTGCCGGTTTTCAGGCTGGCGGCACGCGCGGCGCCACGCTGGTCGCTGGCGCTGACGCCGTCAAGATCCATGGCGAGTATGTGCCTGTCCGTGCCACCGTGCGACAAATCAGCAACCTGTCCGCGCATGCCGATGGCGATGAATTGATCGCCTGGATGGCGCCATTGCGCCACGCGCCGCGCCACACCTTCATCACCCATGGCGAGCCGGATGCCGCCGAAGCGCTGCGCCGGCGCATCGGCGAGCAACTGGGCTGGGCATGCAGTGTCCCGGCGTATGGCGATGAAGTGACGTTGTCATGACGCGCCGCGCTCCGTCCCTGCGGCGCACAGCGGCGGCGGCATCGGCGTTGCGCTTGCGGCGCCTCGGCATCGACACCTACCAGGAAGCCATCGCCTATATCCGCAGCGATAGTCCTGTGTGCAAGGCGGAAGGCTTCGAAGCGCGTTCGCGGCTGGAACTGTGGTGCGGCGAGCGCCGGATCGTCGCGACCCTGAATGTCGTGCATTTCCCGTTGATCGACATGGATGAAATCGGCCTGTCGGAGGCCGCCTGGGCGGCATTCGGGCAGGCGGACGGGCAGTTGGTGCAGGTTGGCCATGCGCCGGCAGTGGAATCGTTCTCGGCCGTACGTGGCAAAATCTATGGCCGTCCCTTCGGCAACGAGGCTATCACGGCCATTATCAATGACATCGCCGCTGGCGCGTATTCGGACATCGAACTGGCGACGCTGATCACGGCGTGCTCGGGAAGCCGGCTCGACCTGGCCGAAACGGCGGCATTGACCATGGCCATGGTCCGCGCGGGGCAGCGCCTGCAGTGGGATGCCCCTGTCGTGGCGGACAAGCATTGCATCGGCGGCTTGCCGGGCAACCGCACCACGCTGCTGGTGGTGCCCATCGTTGCAGCCTGTGGCTTGCTGATACCCAAGACGTCCTCGCGCGCCATCACCTCGCCGGCAGGGACGGCCGATACGATGGAAACCCTGGCGCCCGTCGAATTGACGGCCCAGCAGATGCACCGCGTGGTGGAGCAGGAGGGCGGCTGCATCGCCTGGGGCGGGGCGGTATCGCTGAGCCCGGTGGATGACCTGCTGATCCGCGTGGAGCGGCCGCTGGGTCTCGACAGCGACGGCTTGCTGGTGGCGTCCATCCTGTCGAAGAAAGCGTCGGCGGGCGCCACGCATGTGCTGATCGACATGCCGGTGGGGCGCACCGCCAAGGTCCGCTCGCCCGAGGCCGCGGCGATCCTGGCCGCGCGCCTGGTGGAGGTTGCCCGCAGCCTGGGCATGGTGCTGCGCGTGCAGATGAGCGATGGCGCGCAGCCTGTTGGGCGCGGCATCGGTCCGGCGCTCGAAGCGTTCGACGTGCTGGCCGTGCTGCAAAATCACGGCGGTGCGCCGGAGGATTTGCGCCAGAGGGCCCTGGCGCTGGCCGCAGGCTTGCTGGAGCTGGCCGGCAAGGCGTCCCAGGGCGCTGGCATGGCCATGGCCTCCGCGGCCCTGGACAGTGGCGCCGCCTGGCGCAAATTCCAGGCCATCTGCGCCGCCCAGGGCGGGATGCGCGAGCCGCCGCGCGCAGCCTTTACGCAGCCATTGTGCGCGCTGCACGCTGGCACGGTCATGGCCATCGACAACCGCCTGCTCGCCCGGACGGCCAAGCTGGCCGGCGCGCCCAAGACGCCGGCGGCAGGCATGGTGTTTCATGCACCGCTGGGCACGCTGGTGGCCGTGGGGCAGCCGCTGTTCACCCTGCATGCCGGTTCCCCCGGCGAACTCGCGTATGCACTCGCCTATGCGCAGGCGCAGGATAATCTCGTCACGATCGGCGAAGCGGGGTAAGCGCCAGCCAGGCCGGCGCTGGACAAGGCTTCCGCCTGCGCTCAGGCGGCGCGAAAGACCAGTACCGGTAGCGGGCTGTGCACGAGGACCTTGTGTGTTTCGCTTCCCAGCAGCACACCTCTCAAGCCGAATTTGCTATGCGTGCCCATGGCGATCAGGTCGCAGCCGTTTGCCTCGGCCGTCTCGAGTATTTTTTCGTGGGGGTGATCGGAGCGCGTCAGGAAGGTACCGCATTCGACGCCGGCTT
Protein-coding sequences here:
- a CDS encoding PAS domain-containing sensor histidine kinase, producing MGAKRRKYFAVPFQTEQYWLSLRQHAEQRLKVKQGSSRRLSHERYPASLQATQREMSVREIELEMQNDELRVAQAALKSTGELYNRLYDQAPVGYVSMDARGIIIQSNLTASVLLDIAPEMLPGQPFTRFIFPDDQDIFHFLRQRLRDGSASCSAVLRMKKGEGATFSAMVEAKLSQEHFGPGVVLLVLTDITERTVAAAQLHASEERFRGVFENATLGMIIADMQGSWVNVNRALCEMLGYTGPELLEKGYLKLTHPDDVANSVQFGQRLCSGEIGSYRIEKRYLHKDGTAIWTVLSATTVCDASGLTRQYVGMVEDISARKLALDTLELSHEKLRQFIVHQERVKEGERIRVAREMHDELGSVLTGVKAHLSVARIHDQRNGGTLQPRLDDACSLLDTATAAVRRVITELRPSVLDQLGVWAALEWHAEEVCARAGLILHIRIHPDTALLEIDPERSTALFRILQEALTNVVRHAWATRVDVRVSHASSSIRMEVEDDGKGMDCDSLLTANSWGLAGMRERAHHFGGDIRFMAVAHGTLLVLQLPIREGA
- a CDS encoding response regulator, with the protein product MLLVDDHVVARNGIRLMLGTDDGIEVVAEAETARAALYMLQAQAFDVAIVDIGLPDQNGLQLLKQMRREQPRLAVLMLSMYAETVYAVRALQYGAAGYLTKNCNASVLLGAVHKAASGGKYVSSAVTEDLADMISGSRMAWHETLSDRELEVLRLLAAGEDLADIAKILHLSINTVGTYRTRLLEKTRAKNNVQLTRFAIEHGVGPPILGGA
- a CDS encoding helix-turn-helix domain-containing protein, whose product is MNTQLSTSQSVPAKNYTSGNTCTKCSSKQRCLPYGLDERSVAQVDRIIGKRHWVERNELLLRVGEPFRCLYIIHGGQFKTFRDNAHGKQHVMGFHMAGEILGLNAISTGIHDSNAMAFEDSEVCEVPFAQLQILCASIPALQQHFHRLLSEEINRDQRVMRFLGSSAEHRFATFLLDLSSRFAARGYSRHDFTVLMSREDIGNYIGLTMESVSRLMSKFRRQGWISTDGKDLHILNHAAIVALANGESMATVASLESFTKQTTAILTAMSRTANQA
- a CDS encoding response regulator; translated protein: MEAKNIRVLLVDDHAIARNGVSLMLGTAADICVAAQAASFDDATERIASEEFDVALVDIAMPGKSGLQLLQMLRLTRPRMPVVLLSHYSEEVYGLRALHLGAAGYLTKDVSAEVLVQAVRKVGSGGKYVSAAMAERLGVLVAQGALVAHEELSERELQVFQRIAAGQSLVQIGAALNLRPNTVTSYRARVLKKMNMACNAELTRYALELGML
- a CDS encoding MBL fold metallo-hydrolase RNA specificity domain-containing protein, whose product is MKLTFLGATGTVTGSKYLLTSGNERILVDCGLFQGYKQLRLRNWAGLPLAPAEISAVVLTHAHLDHSGYLPLLVRDGFRGKIYASAATCDLCRIILPDSGRLLEEEAEYANRHGFSKHHPALPLYTEADAMLALEQLSPVAFGQPFCIGSSLRVELQHAGHILGAASVLLQGEGIRVVFSGDLGRPNDVLMAPPEPLPQADYLVVESTYGDRRHDASDAIELLGKTISETAARGGVTIIPAFAVGRAQTILYDVHLLKQRGVIPALPVYLNSPMAVDATMLYRRYPHDHRLTPAQCEAMSHAATIVNSAQESIELNQRRLPMVIIAASGMATGGRVLHHLKAFAPDRRNSILFAGFQAGGTRGATLVAGADAVKIHGEYVPVRATVRQISNLSAHADGDELIAWMAPLRHAPRHTFITHGEPDAAEALRRRIGEQLGWACSVPAYGDEVTLS
- a CDS encoding thymidine phosphorylase family protein; amino-acid sequence: MTRRAPSLRRTAAAASALRLRRLGIDTYQEAIAYIRSDSPVCKAEGFEARSRLELWCGERRIVATLNVVHFPLIDMDEIGLSEAAWAAFGQADGQLVQVGHAPAVESFSAVRGKIYGRPFGNEAITAIINDIAAGAYSDIELATLITACSGSRLDLAETAALTMAMVRAGQRLQWDAPVVADKHCIGGLPGNRTTLLVVPIVAACGLLIPKTSSRAITSPAGTADTMETLAPVELTAQQMHRVVEQEGGCIAWGGAVSLSPVDDLLIRVERPLGLDSDGLLVASILSKKASAGATHVLIDMPVGRTAKVRSPEAAAILAARLVEVARSLGMVLRVQMSDGAQPVGRGIGPALEAFDVLAVLQNHGGAPEDLRQRALALAAGLLELAGKASQGAGMAMASAALDSGAAWRKFQAICAAQGGMREPPRAAFTQPLCALHAGTVMAIDNRLLARTAKLAGAPKTPAAGMVFHAPLGTLVAVGQPLFTLHAGSPGELAYALAYAQAQDNLVTIGEAG